Proteins encoded together in one Rana temporaria chromosome 6, aRanTem1.1, whole genome shotgun sequence window:
- the LOC120944308 gene encoding E3 ubiquitin-protein ligase DTX3L-like: MSSKGVLGKPGYDIGEEGYPDQEEEEKFMDRGHPILVRTLPSEKNLSLKLMRYFGSNSKSGGGECEVTRVDGQTYCAVFQNQDDPRRVLGRGNHVIEVTVPVTVHDIGREDLARIRQLSGDEERLKMLHRLAVRIPRISRSASSVEKMDTGRSSAMDTDRSSAMDTGRSSAMYTDRSSAMDTGRSSAMDTDRSSANTQKVEEPDLCPICLCEPEDKVILEKCKHAYCKECLRRATAKKPVCAICGDAYGTVTGDQPDGTMSVHTSKYQHLPGYPGCGIIEITYDIPSGTQQVSADLRGNDRLLLRDRDGFHRVLEILHFIHSE; encoded by the exons ATGTCTAGTAAAGGAGTTCTGGGAAAACCGGGATATGATATTGGGGAGGAGGGATATCCTgatcaggaggaagaggagaaattCATGGACAGGGGACACCCCATCCTGGTGAGAACTTTACCTTCAGAGAAAAATTTATCACTAAAACTGATGAGATATTTTGGATCCAATTCGAAGTCTGGCGGAGGAGAGTGCGAAGTGACCCGGGTGGATGGACAGACATACTGCGCCGTCTTCCAGAATCAGGATG ATCCGAGAAGAGTTCTGGGAAGAGGAAACCATGTCATAGAGGTCACCGTGCCGGTGACGGTTCATGATATCGGAAGAGAAGATCTTGCCAGGATCCGGCAGTTGTCCGGTGATGAAGAGAGACTGAAGATGTTGCATCGATTGGCCGTCAGAATTCCCAGAATTTCCCGAAGTGCTTCCTCTGTAGAGAAAATGGACACCGGACGTTCCTCTGCCATGGACACCGATCGTTCCTCTGCCATGGACACCGGACGTTCCTCCGCCATGTACACCGATCGTTCCTCTGCCATGGACACCGGACGTTCCTCCGCCATGGACACCGATCGTTCCTCTGCCAATACACAGAAAGTGGAAGAGCCAGACTTGTGTCCCATCTGCCTGTGTGAGCCAGAAGATAAGGTGATATTGGAGAAGTGTAAGCATGCGTACTGTAAGGAATGTCTTAGACGAGCCACGGCCAAGAAACCTGTGTGTGCGATATGTGGAGACGCGTATGGGACAGTCACAGGAGACCAGCCTGATGGAACTATGAGTGTGCACACAAGCAAATACCAACACCTACCGGGATATCCTGGGTGTGGAATCATAGAGATCACCTATGACATCCCATCGGGCACCCAGCAGGTGAGTGCAGACCTCAGAGGTAATGATAGACTTCTCCTGAGAGACAGGGATGGATTCCATAGAGTTCTAGAGATCCTTCATTTTATCCATTCAGAGTAA